The window CATTTCTCATATGAGTTTAAATACGATGATACAATATATTGACATAGCATTGATTTTACacattttaagttaattatatgtgaactttataaatatataaatttgaaattttataaatgattgaaaaataaatatacataaattttaatattttttgagaGATAAACCAAACTTTGAACTCATGAAAGGCATAGCAAAGGGCTTAAAGACTAGTTGAACTTAAATGCCTAAGCTGATGAGTTATTTGGATTGTCCACACATATATACCACGTTGATTCCATTTTCAATTTACGGTTGATATCGCATATATATTTGAACTTAAACAAAtctcttcttttatttatgaGATGTGATTAGCTATTCCTTAACAAGCAACCTGTTCTATTTTTTCAGCTACTTATGGACACCCATAGGTTATTGAGAATTTAGGTAAAGAatcaaatcataaaaataaaaaaaaaatgggctaataagaatatattattaatttttgaaaatttttttgcaaGCAGAGCTTTTGGTCCCGCATCATTTTAAACTCTATTTTAAgcctattttttctttctcctaaAAAAGGAGTATATAAGGTAGGAACATAGTAATAAGAATCTCATACAAccaatcattttcatttgctTTGTTTCTAGAAAAGAAtattaagctttttttttttttgaaaggtgtATTTTTTTGATCTCAACACCAACGTGTCATTTCAACTCTTATGCTTGTTTGCAAAAGACTCTCGTGGCATAAAGGTTGGTGGGGGAAACAAAAACTGTACATTTTCGCAAGGGGCCTGCTACTCAATATATAGACAAGTAGCTTCCCAGGACAAAACATCAAGACACAAATCTACACATAGAGGAGCAATTAGCTCTGCTCTACAGCCAAAGAAAGGCAGCCCGCACAAAGATAGCTGTACCGCATAAACACAAACTACAAGCGTCAAAAAGAACAGCTCGGACCAGCAAAAGAAGAAGCACCCCAAGAGACACCTAAGGAATCAAGGATGTCAAGCCAGCACATCAAAGAGCTGCAGTCACATGCCTCCTCAAATATGGAGAGCTTCACACCAAATCCAGCAGAGACAGAAGAAGAAAGCAAGACACTCCAACAACACCAGGCACAAAGGATCATCACAACCTTAACCTTCAGCACACACCGCCGACTTGGAAACTAGGCGGTGAGCACAAGAGACTGAGAATCCCCAGCAGCACACAAGTGGAACATAAAACATTGTCGAACTTCAACACTAGCAATCAAAACAGGGACATCACAAAGAAGGGACATCTCAGAACATACAGCTACACGAAAATGTTTCAAGACTTCCAGGCATTGATCAAAGAAGAGAAGCAAACCAGCGGAGCCAACTTTGTTCCGTCCGTTTGCGAGTGGAGAAAAGAAAGCAGGAAGCACATACAAGAAGCCAGGCAAAACAACAGCTGGACCTGGCAAAGCAGAAAACGAATCCCAGCTGAGCTGCTGAGCACCTATAGTCCAAGAGACATTAGAAGAAGAACCAAGAGAGTCCAAAACAGTGAAGAGCCAGAAATTCTCTTACAACCAAAGAATGAGACAACAAAGTGAGTCCTGTTGTCTCCCGCAAGTCACCATCAACATAGAACACTCAACAAAGAGACTCCCAAGGACTCTTTACActcaaataaacattttttttttgaaaagtgagTTTTATTGAAAGCGCCAAAGCATGAATGCCAGTACAAGTCTTAAACCTATTTGGTGAAAGACTCCCCTTGGCATAAGAACAGCTTTGGAAACGAGAAAAGGTGTacataaacaacaaaagaTCTGCTTATGAGCTTATCACTCCTAAGGAACCTAAACTTCACAGCCCCAAAGGCAAAGCCTGAAATACCAGAACAAAAAAgttccaaaaacaaaaagcaggACATATAAATCCTTGGTCATCCAAGTCCAAGATCAGAAACAAGTTCGAAGAATCTTACAGCGGCTTCACAAAATCCGGCTAATCAAAAGCCTTAGCAGTCAAGCAGCTCCAGGAGCCAGAATCAGCAAAGCAGCCAGAAGCAGCAGACTTTGGCTGCTGAAATAAGCAATGCATTATATATCTTACCTAGATTTTTGCTTCATGACAAGTTGTACATACTATATTTCAACAGAGAATTAAGAGATTATAGTAATTGCTAATAAAAAAGTTAGTATCTGTTATCATTGATCATCCCTATTCTCTTGATGTGGAAGAACAGGGATGCTCTGTTCATTTCTAAAGAAATTACTAGGATCAACCTTACTCTTAATCTGCACCAACCTCTCGAAATTACCCTTAAAATACCTGATCCCATAAACTCTTCCCTCCGAGTAGACAGGCTTTCCATTGTAGCTGGTACCCAAGTCAACATCTCTGTAGTTGAGATATGCTTCCCTTGGGTTCTTGGACACGAAAGGAGTCATGTAATCGTAAAGCTTCCTTGTCAAACCTAAGTGATGATTTGCTGCTTCAATCCCCGATTCATTCCAATTTGCTAAATACTGAATCTTCCATAGGTTTCCTGCTCTGTGGGGGAATGGAATTTTTGTTGATGGAATTTCAGCCATCTTTCCACCATAAGGATTAAAGAACATTTTTGGCACCTGCAGTTCAATCATTGTCTTCCAAATCCCCTCCAAACCAGCCTTGGGAATTGGTTCTTTCACATAATCTGATTTCCTCTTCAAGGAAACCAATGTTTGAGGAGTTCGATCCAGCAAAACACCGATCTTCGTCTCGATGGGTATGTTGGCCCAAAAAAGGACGGATCGAATCCAGCTAGTCTCAACGCAATCAGATTTACTTAAACCCAACTTGGGAAACCTCTCATTCATGATGGAAAGGAGTGTATCAGAATCTCCAAGAAACAAGGAAATGAATGAAGCCCTTACTGTCTTTTCACCACTTTGACTGCGATTTACGACATCCAAGGCAAGTCTGATGAAGAGCTCGTCAGGCAGCTTATCTGCAACATGTTGCCATTGGTCAACAATGTCCGTCGCATTTTCTTCCAGTGTTTTTTCAACCTGAAACGAAGTGACTTTTTGCGGAACACGAACCAACATAATTTTATATGCAAGAATGACACCGAAGCTcgctcctcctcctcctctgATGGCCCAAAAAAGATCTTCACCCATAGATTTTCTGTCATGAAGTCTACCATCAGCATCAATAAACTGTGCATCGATAATGTTATCGGCAGAAACGCCGTACTTTCTCATCATATTACCATAGCCAGCTCCACTTAAGTGACCGCCGACACCAACTGTGGGGCAAACACCAGCTGGGAAGCCATGAATATTGCTCCTCTCAGCAATTCTGTAATAAACTTCACCAAGAGTTGCTCCTGTCTGAACCCAAGCAGTCTCATTTCCTATATCTACATCGACAGATCGAAGATTGAACATGTCTAGGATAAAGAATGGAACACTAGATACATAAGATAACCCCTCGTAGTCATGGCCTCCACTCCGAATTTTCATCTGAAAATCTTGCTTTTTGGCACAAAGGACGGCAGCTTGGATATGGGATTCGTGCGATGCAGTGAGAATAAGGAATGGCTTTGGGGTCGAGGTCTCATTGAATCGAAGGTTTCTAATGTAAGATTCCAAAACAGATGAATATGAGGAGGACTGAGGAGTGTAGATTGCTGCAGAGATGGGATGGGAACGGAGAGAATTCTCTAAGAGACATTGAAGAAATGATTCCTGAGGTAAATCTAAAGTTGCCCTCCATAAAATAGATAGGAGAATGGTAGAAAGGGTTGTAACAACAACCACTGGACTTAAAATTCCCATATTCTCTTGGTTAATGTGATTGTTTAAGcaagtatatatatgaaaaatgtTTACGTTCTTCAGTTTCGATGGAGATCAT is drawn from Theobroma cacao cultivar B97-61/B2 chromosome 4, Criollo_cocoa_genome_V2, whole genome shotgun sequence and contains these coding sequences:
- the LOC18602259 gene encoding reticuline oxidase-like protein, coding for MGILSPVVVVTTLSTILLSILWRATLDLPQESFLQCLLENSLRSHPISAAIYTPQSSSYSSVLESYIRNLRFNETSTPKPFLILTASHESHIQAAVLCAKKQDFQMKIRSGGHDYEGLSYVSSVPFFILDMFNLRSVDVDIGNETAWVQTGATLGEVYYRIAERSNIHGFPAGVCPTVGVGGHLSGAGYGNMMRKYGVSADNIIDAQFIDADGRLHDRKSMGEDLFWAIRGGGGASFGVILAYKIMLVRVPQKVTSFQVEKTLEENATDIVDQWQHVADKLPDELFIRLALDVVNRSQSGEKTVRASFISLFLGDSDTLLSIMNERFPKLGLSKSDCVETSWIRSVLFWANIPIETKIGVLLDRTPQTLVSLKRKSDYVKEPIPKAGLEGIWKTMIELQVPKMFFNPYGGKMAEIPSTKIPFPHRAGNLWKIQYLANWNESGIEAANHHLGLTRKLYDYMTPFVSKNPREAYLNYRDVDLGTSYNGKPVYSEGRVYGIRYFKGNFERLVQIKSKVDPSNFFRNEQSIPVLPHQENRDDQ